GCGGCATGGCCCAGGTTGGCAAGGACCAATGAAGGTCTCCAGGTCACCCCGGAGCCAGCTTCAGCGTGACAGCAGGTTGCCTGGCGCCAGGTCCAGTGGGGCTCTGAGCATCTCCCAGGATGGAGcgtgattttttcccccctccctggttTCCCAGCAAGTTATCGGCCTCACATGAGAACTTTCTGCCTTAATTTCATCTTGATCTAATCAGACTTGTGCCTGCAGCATGGCCGAGGACACTGCTGTCAGAGCAACACCCACGGATCGAGGGGGATGAGGGGCTGCCAAAGGGATGCAGATAACCCAGGGGGCTGTGGACACCAGCTCATCAACAGTTACCACTCAATTAAAGAATTAACCTGCAAgcactgctttgatttttttttttttctcctcccatttAAGATCTACCAAGTGCCAGGTGAGGACAAAAGGGCCCTTTCTACCCCTTGAGGGAGGCTGTCACCAGTCTGAGGCCCCTTGTGCACCCCTCAGGACTGGCCCGTgttcccaccagccccaggcagggacacaAACCTGAGGAGGAGGCAAACCCTTGGCAGCACCCCAAGAAGAGCCTCCTGTGCCTTTGTAAGGGTGCTACTGGTCAGCACAGTCAGGGAAAGCCGCAGCACGGGCACAGTGGGGAACAGCCGGATAGAAGAGATAAAAGAGGGATAAAACCATACAAAAAGCCCAGAGGACGATTGCTTGGCCCCATGGAGGAACAGCCCATGGGCAGGAGCTGTGTGGGTGCCTTATTCAGGGTCAGCAGCAGTTAATGCTCAGACAAGGAGCTCGTGGGTGCATTAACCAAGACATCACTGCTGTCCCCAACCCAGACATACGCACCCTGACAGCCATCCTCACCTTCAGTCATAGGCTGCCCGACAGCCCCAGCTTAGCACAGTGCAACGGAGGCAGaaagtcacttaaaaaaacccacacgcTTCAGGAGATTTATTATTAGAAAGTCTGTGGCTCAAGTTCAGTAAAAACAAGCATATAAAAAGGGCTACTGGAGGTCAAGAAGGGCACGGCAGCATCCCCAGGCACTAGCTGGTGGCTGAGGTGCAAGCACAGGCCAGGGCATGGGGCAgctggggacggggctgcgGGGGCGATGCAGCCACAGCCTTCCTGCTGCTCGAGAGAAACCCCGGCTGCCGTGAGCCCACAGTGCTGGACCAGCTAACCCCAGGAGGGCTCCAGGCGAGCAGGGAGGGCAAGCCTGGCCCCGGGTCACGGCCAGGAGCACTGCGGCCACGTTACGGTGCAGCTCCCACGGGGGAGCCAGCAGACTCTACGTGGAGAAGCATGAAACCATtacagggctgtggggtgggcaCGCAGCAGTATGGGGGACACCATCCCCATGCCCGAGGCAGGACTCACCACAGCACGGGTCTCCGGTGGTCTCAGATGCCGAAGGTGCTGTCACGTGGAGGTGGGCACCCGGAGGAAGGCACGGAGGGAGAGCTGCGTCCCAGGACGGGTGCTGCTTGCTCCCTGCAGCTTTGCCCCCCGCTTCCGCTTGGAGCCCTGCAGGACAGACACACGTTGGGGCTAAACCAAACCCTGagggcccccccagcccccagggaTTACCCCTGAGGCAAGGGGGGGACCCTGGTGTTGGGGAGAGCCAGGGGCAAAGCCAGCCAAGCAAATCCCCCAGACGCAGCCCCGCCCCAGGCTGGGGATGCTCCTTGCCCTAACCCCAGAGCCCAGGGGTCTCCAGCACCGCCCACCGGGGCCTGGCCCACAGCAACATGGAGCGGCTCCCAGGTCTGTGCACCCCACAGCGATGCCCACCttgccagggctgctctccTCCCCACGCTGCTTCTCACACGCTTTCAGCACCTGAAGGAAGCACAAGAGCCCAGAGCTGAACTGCAGCCGGGTCCTGGAGCTGGGACAGCCCTCAGAGGTTGGGGGGATGCCCGGGACCCCAGGgagacagagggaaggaaagaaaggccCAGGGCCCCTTGGTACCTTCTTCATGGCCGTGGACACAGCTGAGGTGTGGAACATCTCCTCTGTCACCCAGCgggatggggacaaggtggGGTCCAGGCTCACATCCCCATCCAGGGGCAGGGAGTAGACCACATACGTCTGGTGGATGTGAGAGAAGATGTGGATGACCTGCGAGGGGATGGCAGAACACAGAAACGGGCAGGCGGTGGAGGATGCACTGCTTGCTCAGCTGCCTCACAAGTGCACTGAGTCTGCCAGGGCTctgaggagctgggcaggggtgACAGCAGAGAAGGGGGACCCTCTTCCCCCAGGCTGTCCCCCATGGCCAAGCACAGGGGGGCCACTCTGCACGCCTCCATCTCCAGGCTTACCTCTCCGATGAGCCGCAGGGCTCCTGGCACCACCGGCTGCCCTGTCCAGGCCCGGAGGTGATCTGCCAgcacctccctctgctcctcctcctgcagaccCTGGGCCAGGGGGACGCTGGGGAACTCCCAGAGCCCAGCCAGGAgacctggggagggggcacaaCAGGGACATAAGCCAGCAAGGGGCACATCTGGGGACACTGAGTCTCATCACATCCCACTCCCAGGCTGCTCTGTCCCTCTCACAGGTGGGAGGGGGCAGTGCCATGCCTTTGCTGCCCAGCCCCATTACCTGAGCTGGGTCTCTGCACGATGAGGTACTCCGGGGCCCCGTGGCAGCCCCTCCGCTCCAGCACACCCACAGCTGTTCGTGCCACCCGTGGCTGCTTCTTCGCTGCTTTCCGGGGGAAGTTGGTCACCCCCAGACTGCTGTTCCACGGCTCTGTggctggggggcacaggggacagCCCCCAACACCTGCAAACACCGAAGTAACAGTCACCACAAGGCCCAGACCTGGAGCCACAACAGGGATCTCCCCAGGCTCTTACAACAGTCCTCAACATCAGGCACCGGGGTGGGTTTTCCGAACAGCTTCTGAGAGGCGAAGGCCAGCTCCTTGTCCACCTGCAAGGGGGGACAGGAATGGGGACAGGCTCATGACCAGCCCACCTTGTCCCCATACATGGTAACCCCTCGGGGCTGGCACCTGGTGAGGATGCAGGACATGATGCCCAGCCAAGAACAGCTTGCAGCACTGGTCTGGGACAGGGATGGCTTGTAAGAAGCTTCAGAGGGGACCTGGGGTGACCTGCTGCCACCCCACTGGGACAGCTGCCAGCCCCCAGctacctgcaggcagggaggggacagatTTTGGGGTTGTACTTACCCTGCGCCGCGCTCGGCAGTGCTGCTTCACGGGGCACTCCCCACACAGCGGGGCCTTGGGCACACACACAGTTGCCCCCAGCTCCATCAGGGCTTGGTTAAAATCTCCTGGGCGGCTCCTGTCTACCAGGGCATTGGCCATGTCCCTGGGAGAACGGGCAGTAAGAGacagggctctgcagggagaCAGACCCAGGAcctctgcctgcctcctgcctgTGAGGGGGGATGCTCCCAGGAAGGCAAAGGCAACACGGGCCCTTTCTCCATCactcccagcagcaccagcttcCTAAGAGCTCCCACACCCCCGGCCTCACTCCATTCACAGGCTCAGCTTCCCTTGGCCCCCGACAAGCACAGCCGTGATCATCGCAGCTCGGAGCGGGGACGAAGCATTCCGCTTACCAGAGCCGGTCGATGACGGCTGGGCTGCTGGAGTCGGCACCGATGCACCGCAGGCGGCACAGGACCCGGATCACGTTCCCATCCACGACACCAGTAGCCTGGGACCAGGAGCTGGAGTCACCACACTGGGAGGTGCCCATGCTCCTGGCAAGGCGGGGAGCTGAGGTGCTCCCAGGACGGAGGGGGATACACATGCGGTGGGCAAGACGCACCCCAAAGCAGGGGAGAGTCAGAGTCAagcacagccccagggagcccccGGCTCCTGAGACCTGCCAGCAGGACCCTGCCAGGAGTGGGgctgggtggcagaggggagacATGTCCCCGCTGGCCACTGATGCCCAGCTCTCACCTGCCCATACGAGATGGATGCAATGGCTCCCGCCGTGTATCGGCCCACTCCCggcagcagcttctgcaggtCCTCGGCCGTCCTGGGCATCCGGCCGGCCAGCTCGGACACCAC
This DNA window, taken from Nyctibius grandis isolate bNycGra1 chromosome 8, bNycGra1.pri, whole genome shotgun sequence, encodes the following:
- the MUTYH gene encoding adenine DNA glycosylase isoform X2, producing the protein MWRRATASGLSPGGPVMSQLRAAAAARGVRRSGGRAVPAAGQSRKGASPRRGAPAPAPALALAYHLFSDPAEAEALRGSLLAWYDKCKRDLPWRTLATTEPDADRRAYAVWVSEIMLQQTQVATVIDYYNRWMQKWPTLQALAQASLEEVNELWAGLGYYSRGKRLQEAARKVVSELAGRMPRTAEDLQKLLPGVGRYTAGAIASISYGQATGVVDGNVIRVLCRLRCIGADSSSPAVIDRLWDMANALVDRSRPGDFNQALMELGATVCVPKAPLCGECPVKQHCRARRRVDKELAFASQKLFGKPTPVPDVEDCVGGCPLCPPATEPWNSSLGVTNFPRKAAKKQPRVARTAVGVLERRGCHGAPEYLIVQRPSSGLLAGLWEFPSVPLAQGLQEEEQREVLADHLRAWTGQPVVPGALRLIGEVIHIFSHIHQTYVVYSLPLDGDVSLDPTLSPSRWVTEEMFHTSAVSTAMKKVLKACEKQRGEESSPGKGSKRKRGAKLQGASSTRPGTQLSLRAFLRVPTST
- the MUTYH gene encoding adenine DNA glycosylase isoform X1, whose translation is MWRRATASGLSPGGPVMSQLRAAAAARGVRRSGGRAVPAAGQSRKGASPRRGAPAPAPALALAYHLFSDPAEAEALRGSLLAWYDKCKRDLPWRTLATTEPDADRRAYAVWVSEIMLQQTQVATVIDYYNRWMQKWPTLQALAQASLEEVNELWAGLGYYSRGKRLQEAARKVVSELAGRMPRTAEDLQKLLPGVGRYTAGAIASISYGQATGVVDGNVIRVLCRLRCIGADSSSPAVIDRLWDMANALVDRSRPGDFNQALMELGATVCVPKAPLCGECPVKQHCRARRRVDKELAFASQKLFGKPTPVPDVEDCCVGGCPLCPPATEPWNSSLGVTNFPRKAAKKQPRVARTAVGVLERRGCHGAPEYLIVQRPSSGLLAGLWEFPSVPLAQGLQEEEQREVLADHLRAWTGQPVVPGALRLIGEVIHIFSHIHQTYVVYSLPLDGDVSLDPTLSPSRWVTEEMFHTSAVSTAMKKVLKACEKQRGEESSPGKGSKRKRGAKLQGASSTRPGTQLSLRAFLRVPTST